In the genome of Drosophila pseudoobscura strain MV-25-SWS-2005 chromosome 3, UCI_Dpse_MV25, whole genome shotgun sequence, one region contains:
- the LOC4804676 gene encoding mucin-5AC produces MSGKVKRPTLSASVPLCRSFFYFFPGGTIIWLCLCLCLVFCSVSAQDTSSYYFPSQNRFVPSSGAFPRQQQQSLGNFRGSSGGFSPAPGSYQEQLLFIANENGAKQVPAAAGSSPFGSPFGGTPQFSKSPANRQSDYYDISPRPFGVPAGAAAVAGGVGATSASSSTGLTNGFTRSKAIRNGSGGSGNSLSGGFQPQTQRINVPHQQTQFLAHFSENDKRPTSSNAVSRPFGNGGGFSPTRTRTQSQATVSSVSEAPATPAPSPYRPRNRYQPGSSTAPTTSTTDGSAEVSSKRYNRFGSNRSKATSTTTTTQNTPADRPSFGRKSPNPRRPVFISREVNEPLAATSKRPFNYNSASRLKLTRPTARTTSTTESAEQEEEDEDEAQQEQELEEEVDSGEQYEQESGERPEDHSESSSLEKLPLQEEGEVTPVIVAQNEAAIPETVTQNEEDADPSSTSSTEESQTDSSETTSSGEGTTTLPASNDYEYAEDEEKEKEKATTPMPLESESTEEILVEGTTELPVPESIPKQEQDPVIPSQAEAATPKQEDPYSPTPNDKAKETSSKQEEESESSDYDDEEGLGEGEEYEYEDEETGEAEPEDSTSETETQHSSSSSRPTTSSEHEEEREVISVVTTKSVVNGSTVLPAPVTPSIPTDEGKPEEVQTGEEVTDPDLQKENLPASGDTANATENYVVVASIQPSRSINGARFLPFPAIEQEETKQTLSELERKVHSKQQQQQPPQKQPESSEEPSTSSSSTSTAPPLAASTESIIDKLDRVQSELSSGLLSGKYPIISQMDSSTPATSTTLGSGSGSGRFAPHIRKFQPKTTPAPSTTSSGSSRVKVQHFDESEMDELAGLLPVGFKPKSSYKNRKITTTTSTTEAPAVEPPRKPGRNSTISRSFKNGQVTVQDVALAGLLPKGYKPPRTTAKTTSTTTTTTSPDEGSSSSSLESLFSGVKFEDSLAALLPKDYKVSGTPRPAFTTVDDISKFLPPGFKLNSTTVATTTPRSHPVAVPFDDLSKFLPPGYKAPAKEKADAVPKLPEGVKPIKIEDLSALLPPGFKLNETAKADTSSDEDLLASLLPPGFKSPKVHPASTSTTTNKPKPVASSTTEAPASEGSGLKVVFPKGFHKRLGSHRLTTPHPGNDGQADAVTPSSDGTPPVVIKKGPPTRATTEFTGWPTPPTTPLSIEKLNAQTINFEDLLTPSASSSTTSTSTSTTSTTTTTTPRPTKPGHCTADCDLAATIKIIDGVAWKPELLDHNTLEWKNLAHELEAQLNEVYSSADQLNKWYKKVRIDSFSKGSVLVDYYVELANITEDVDTQEIRQLFHDALTKPVAPALPDKDAEENETDSVSGPQEEQLVTASYQMGKYIIDPVATDFSVIAKNLNTNVEFAEEDLLIPQWAIVVIVIGVGSLVFVIIFGVTVLLNRQKRAKKTPIPLTNDMLNELKVNHMGGADNYGVDDFYNIDDPWNDTKQPIKPKRFTNSMHGSNSSNIYDSWRSTRHPHSNADYFYDQQPTYSQKGDSLKRPHHGHQYPAHQQQQHQQHPQQHQQAYGHQYPDAFADAHQMYSYNNHASRTRYSRDYDPDF; encoded by the exons ATACTTCCAGCTATTATTTCCCATCACAAAACCGATTTGTGCCATCTTCTGGTGCCTTTccccgacagcagcagcagtcgctgGGTAACTTCCGCGGCAGCTCCGGAGGATTCTCCCCAGCTCCGGGCTCCTACCAGGAGCAGCTCCTGTTCATAGCCAATGAGAATGGCGCCAAACAGGTGCCGGCCGCTGCTGGCAGTTCGCCTTTCGGATCGCCATTTGGCGGCACCCCACAGTTTTCG AAATCGCCAGCGAATCGCCAGTCGGACTATTACGATATCTCGCCACGCCCCTTCGGAGTGCCCGCCGgggcggcagcagtggcaggcgGCGTTGGTGCAACGTCCGCGTCGTCGTCCACGGGACTGACCAACGGCTTCACACGCTCCAAGGCGATAcgcaacggcagcggcggctCAGGGAACAGCCTGAGCGGCGGCTTCCAGCCCCAGACGCAGCGCATCAATGTGCCCCACCAGCAGACGCAGTTTCTGGCCCACTTCAGTGAG AACGACAAGCGTCCGACGTCCAGCAATGCAGTCAGTCGTCCCTTTGGCAACGGCGGTGGGTTCTCGCCCACACGCACGCGCACCCAGTCTCAGGCAACAGTCTCGTCCGTTTCCGAGGCTCCGGCCACCCCAGCGCCAAGTCCGTACAGGCCACGCAATCGCTACCAGCCCGGCAGCTCCACAGCCCCAACCACATCCACGACGGACGGCAGTGCGGAGGTGAGCAGCAAGCGGTACAATCGCTTTGGCAGCAACCGCTCCAAGGCGACGTCTACGACCACAACCACGCAGAACACACCCGCGGATCGGCCCAGCTTCGGACGCAAGTCGCCCAATCCCCGGCGGCCTGTGTTCATCAGTCGAGAGGTCAACGAGCCGCTGGCCGCGACCAGCAAGCGCCCCTTCAACTACAACAGCGCCAGCAGGCTGAAGCTGACACGCCCCACGGCCCGCACGACCAGCACCACTGAGAGCGCAGAGCAGGAGgaagaggatgaggatgaggcccagcaggagcaggagctggaagAAGAGGTAGACAGCGGAGAGCAGTACGAGCAGGAGTCTGGGGAACGGCCAGAAGATCACTCGGAGTCGTCCAGTTTGGagaagctgccgctgcaggaGGAGGGAGAGGTAACCCCAGTGATAGTCGCCCAGAACGAAGCTGCCATCCCCGAGACGGTAACCCAAAATGAGGAGGATGCGGACCCgtccagcaccagcagcaccgaAGAGTCCCAGACCGATTCATCGGAGACCACAAGCTCCGGTGAGGGCACCACCACCCTGCCCGCCAGCAATGACTATGAGTACGCAGAGGatgaggaaaaggaaaaggagaaggCTACCACACCAATGCCCCTGGAGAGTGAATCCACCGAAGAGATTTTGGTGGAGGGCACCACGgaactgccagtgccagagagCATTCccaagcaggagcaggatccTGTCATTCCGAGTCAGGCAGAAGCAGCCACTCCTAAGCAGGAGGATCCTTATTCTCCCACCCCCAATGATAAGGCCAAGGAGACGTCATCCAAGCAGGAGGAAGAATCCGAGTCATCCGATTACGATGACGAAGAGGGTCTCGGCGAGGGcgaggagtacgagtacgaggaTGAGGAAACTGGCGAGGCAGAACCCGAGGATTCCACCAGTGAGACAGAAACGCAgcactccagctccagctctagGCCAACGACCAGCAGCGAGCACGAGGAAGAGCGCGAGGTCATCTCCGTGGTGACCACCAAGAGCGTGGTCAATGGCTCAACAGTGCTTCCGGCCCCGGTAACGCCGAGTATACCCACGGATGAGGGCAAGCCAGAAGAGGTCCAGACAGGGGAGGAGGTCACAGATCCAGATCTTCAAAAGGAAAACCTGCCCGCGAGCGGGGACACTGCCAATGCCACCGAGAACTATGTCGTAGTGGCATCGATACAGCCAAGCCGGAGCATCAACGGAGCCCGCTTTCTGCCCTTCCCGGCCATCGAGCAGGAGGAGACCAAGCAGACGCTCTCCGAGCTGGAGCGCAAGGTGCActccaagcagcagcagcagcagcccccacAGAAGCAGCCCGAGAGCAGCGAGGAGCCTAGCACTTCCAGCtcgtccacatccacagccccGCCACTGGCCGCCTCCACAGAGAGCATCATCGATAAACTGGACCGCGTCCAGTCGGAGCTGTCCAGTGGCCTGCTGTCCGGGAAGTATCCGATTATCAGCCAAATGGATTCCTCCACACCGGCCACGAGCACCACGCTGGGATCCGGATCCGGATCAGGTCGATTTGCGCCGCACATCAGGAAGTTCCAGCCAAAGACCACGCCGGCTCCGAGCACCAcgagcagtggcagcagtcgGGTCAAGGTCCAGCACTTTGACGAGAGCGAAATGGATGAGCTGGCCGGCCTCCTGCCCGTCGGATTCAAGCCGAAGTCGAGCTACAAGAACCGGAAGATCACAACCACCACCTCCACGACAGAAGCGCCCGCCGTGGAGCCACCTAGGAAGCCAGGACGCAACAGCACCATCAGTCGGTCCTTCAAGAACGGTCAGGTCACAGTACAGGATGTGGCGTTGGCGGGTCTGCTGCCCAAGGGCTACAAGCCACCCAGGACAACAGCTAAAACCACCAgcacgacaacgacgacgaccagTCCGGacgagggcagcagcagctccagtcTGGAGAGTCTCTTCAGTGGCGTCAAGTTCGAGGACAGCCTGGCCGCCCTCCTGCCCAAGGACTATAAAGTAAGCGGCACCCCTCGACCCGCCTTCACGACTGTGGACGACATCTCCAAGTTCCTGCCACCCGGCTTCAAGCTGAACAGCACCACCGTTGCGACGACCACGCCTCGATCCCATCCCGTGGCCGTGCCTTTCGATGATCTGAGCAAGTTCTTGCCTCCTGGCTACAAAGCGCCCGCCAAGGAGAAGGCCGACGCCGTCCCCAAGCTGCCCGAAGGTGTGAAACCCATCAAAATAGAGGATCTGAGCGCTCTCCTACCGCCTGGATTCAAGCTGAACGAGACCGCCAAGGCGGACACTTCGAGCGACGAGGATCTGCTGGCCTCTCTGCTGCCCCCGGGATTCAAGTCACCGAAGGTACATCcagcctccacctccactacTACAAATAAGCCCAAGCCGGTGGCGTCAAGCACCACTGAAGCGCCAGCAAGCGAAGGAAGCGGCCTAAAGGTAGTCTTCCCAAAAGGCTTTCATAAGCGTCTCGGATCCCATCGCCTGACCACGCCGCACCCCGGAAATGATGGCCAGGCTGATGCAGTCACACCCTCATCGGACGGAACCCCGCCGGTGGTCATCAAAAAGGGTCCACCCACGCGAGCCACCACGGAGTTCACCGGCTGGCCCACACCGCCCACCACCCCGCTGTCCATCGAGAAGCTAAATGCCCAGACAATCAACTTTGAGGATCTGCTGACGCCCAGcgcgagcagcagcaccaccagcaccagcacatCGACAACGAGCaccacgacaacgacaacgccGCGGCCGACAAAGCCGGGACACTGCACGGCCGACTGTGATCTGGCGGCCACCATCAAGATCATCGACGGCGTGGCCTGGAAACCCGAGCTCCTGGATCACAACACGCTCGAGTGGAAGAATCTGGCCCACGAGCTGGAGGCGCAG CTAAATGAAGTGTACTCCAGCGCCGATCAGCTGAACAAGTGGTACAAGAAGGTGCGCATCGATAGCTTCAGCAAGGGCAGTGTGCTGGTCGACTACTACGTGGAGCTGGCCAACATAACGGAGGACGTGGACACACAGGAGATCCGGCAGCTGTTCCACGATGCGCTAACCAAACCTGTGGCACCTGCGCTGCCCGACAAAGATGCCGAGGAGAATGAGACGGACAGCGTGTCCGGGCCGCAGGAGGAGCAACTAGTCACGGCCAGCTATCAGATGGGCAAATACATCATTGATCCGGTGGCCACCGATTTTAGTG TCATAGCCAAGAACTTGAACACAAATGTGGAGTTTGCAGAGGAGGATCTGCTCATTCCCCAATGGGCCATAGTCGTGATTGTGATTGGAGTTGGTTCCCTGGTCTTTGTCATCATCTTTGGCGTCACAGTG CTGCTCAATCGTCAGAAGAGGGCCAAGAAGACGCCCATTCCCTTGACCAATGACATGCTGAACGAACTGAAGGTCAACCACATGGGTGGTGCGGACAACTACGGCGTGGATGACTTCTACAACATTGATGATCCCTGGAACGATACCAAGCAGCCAATAAAGCCGAAA CGCTTTACCAATTCGATGCATGGCAGTAATAGCTCCAACATTTACGACAGCTGGCGCTCCACCCGTCATCCGCACAGCAATGCCGACTATTTCTATGACCAGCAGCCGACGTACTCGCAGAAGGGTGACTCCCTGAAGCGGCCGCATCATGGCCACCAGTATCCCgcccatcagcagcaacagcaccagcagcatccgcaacagcatcagcaggcaTATGGCCACCAATATCCGGATGCCTTTGCCGATGCCCACCAGATGTACAGCTATAACAATCATGCGAGTCGGACGCGCTATTCGCGCGACTACGATCCCGATTTCTAG